The following nucleotide sequence is from Coffea eugenioides isolate CCC68of chromosome 10, Ceug_1.0, whole genome shotgun sequence.
TCCTTTACGTACGTTACCTCATCAACGTAATGGATGACAATTATATACGTCGTCTTCTTTCCTGACTAACGAACGTGCACAAGTGCTAAACGGCTAGAAGCCGATTCGCCACTCGCCAGTCAAAGGCCTCGTATAAAACTAATCCTTTGGAGTTGCGATCTCAACTCTTGTTGATGTTTGGACACTTTGCAGTTTGAGCATTTCTGGATCTTGTCAAGCAGTTAAGATCACAACACTATCAGTTTTGTGTTGTAAGTTGTAACTATGGCACTGTTtggcaaatgagttttttgGACGCTTGTCTGAAACTCTACTGTATTTACTGTAGAAGTCGTAGGAAAAATTTTGGAAGTGCGTAAATTttaagtgtatagtttaaaatttttgaaaatttttttaagattactgtagttaaagttgttaaaaaatttgtaacAGACAAACTTGGGCAAAAATTTGTTTGCCAAACGAgccatatatatataagaagaCACCAAAAATCCATTTCATTTTCATGTGGAATCTCCTATTTTGATGTTAAAACAAGTCCTACCTTTTGTCGCTAAGTTTAAAGGTGATCTCTTTGTCTTACGTTTGATTCTCTTGTTACCACTTAGAAAGAAACGACATGAAAACATTGATATTCGTTGAAAGATCAGATAAAATCAGTGAATCGGAATCCCCATTATACATACATAAGAAAAGTAAACAGGCTAGGCCAACTGGAATGTTCCCAGGAAAGTGCAAATTGAATAATTTCGTTAGGAGCGGAAATTTCAAATTAGTAGTGTCTATTAATTAATATGTACAAGAAACCACCGCAGTTCACATGGCTAATTTTGCAGGGTTGAAAGCTTCAAGGGGGCTAGGACGTGGAAGCTTCTTCTTCGAAAAATTTCCAGACTTCACAATGAAATAGTATATATAGCCTTTGATTTCTCATAGTTACTAGATTCACTGAACAAGAAACATAggacttttccttttctctttgaATTGAATATATGAAGTGACAACAAGATAAAATTACATCGGAATGTCACATGATCTACATATatagcaacaaaaaaaaaaaaaacaattgacCAATGATATAAACGCTCaagggaaaacaaaagataacTTAAAAAACCGATCGATCGATCGATCGATGATCACCGCTTTTTATCTTGTTTGAGGGAAATAAGATACCTTTGTTTGCTCAAGCGAGTGACCTTAACATAATACTTCGACAATAGCAAAAGAACAATGCCGTTTATCAAAGAAGTGAAACCCCAAGCCCCCATGCCATTGCACCCTCCTTTCATGAAATGCAACGGAAGCACCCAAACGTGGCCTACCAAATTGCATGCCAGCAGCAAAAACTGGAAATTCAGGATCACGAACGGAAAATTGGCTTTGGGCATTCCAATTTCCGTCCAGAATCTATACCCATATACCAATGCAAAAACAAGGGTCGTCAAGAGAATTTCCAAAACttgataggattgagaaaaCTCTAGCCAAAGAAATGACATGCATATTAGAGTGGAGTGGTTGAGGAGGTGGACGTAGGAAAGTGTACGATGTCTTAGAATACTAAAAAACGTGTTGAAAATTTGGAGGAACCGAGAGAGGTAGAAAATGTATGACCAGAAGAATACGCGGCCTGAGGGACGAGTTCCCAGTGGGAAACAGAGGAGCCATTCAAATGGGGTTTTGGACCTCCGCCAGAACCATCTGGTGTCGCGAATCTCCGCGGCTGCTGAGGAGAGAGTTCCGGCGAAGATGGTGACGAATAAGAGTGTCATCAGGAGGCTATGAAGAGCAGGGATCGGCCCCAGCGGAACTGGCTTTTGCCGGCCGAGGAGGTAGAGGAGGAGGTGGAGAGTGATGGATGCTGCAAGATAGGTTGAGATGGAAAATATCAGAAACGACCAGGTTGACCCCCATAATTGGATTGTGCTCCACCGGAATCCGACTATCCACGGATGTTCTGATAGTAAGTAGTTAATCTGATGCAGCAGCATTTGTGGCGCCATATGATCGGATGCTCGAAGCTGTGTGTGTATGCGTTGTGTTGAATGAGTGCACTTTTTCAGCTATCAGAATGAGATCAGAGATGTCTAGACTGAAACTCTAGCACTCTACTAGATAGAAAGATTATTGGGTTTTTTCTTAATTGATTCTGAAATCATGGGAAATTTGTGGAATGCATCATAGATTAGCAAAGCTTCGCCTGAGCTAATCTTGCTAATGCTTAAGCTAATGGTTCTTTGTAAGAACTAAGTAGTTCTCTATGTATTTAGCTTTGGGCTGCTGGAATCAATTGTATTTAATCTGCTGGTCTACGAAATATGAATATATGATTGATTGAAGAGGATGATGGTTTGACAAATTTGTATGCGTGATGACGGGAAGAATACTAGAATAGAAGCTTCAGTAGATGGTCTTTTCCATTATGCGTGCTATCTTTCATTCGTTTGACTTTGACCTAAGATACAAGAAGAGTTCTGGTCTTTAGTTTTGCCCAAATGTTCCGTGAGAGACTttgaatatctgaattattCTATCCAATATTTCGTTtacattataaatatatttttcaattcatttttatttattcttaattattttttttaattttatatacatcgCATCACAAAAGATGCTACAGtgattatttcaaataatattctatccaaACATGCTCCCCTTTCTGCTTTTTACATCGAGGTTCTCTGTTAATTAGATGCctaaaaattttctagaaaacTTTACCTACACAAAATACAGATCATGCCAAGGGTTGGTTCCTGTTTGATTGTATAAAAGACAGCCCTAACATAACAATTTGccttgaaaaacaaaaaattagagCATAGTTTCAGTTCAGGCATGCATTGAATTGTGGGATATCTAAGAGGGAGGAAGCTGTCAAATACATACAAATTTGATGGTATAATTCACAAAGTCAGATGAAATTTATATTTCTATATATGTAGTTTCAATGGGATGATTTAGTATCCagataaaaaagaaattgtagaaagaaacagagagaatattttattttattttttggttgacAAGGGAACTCGCAACCAATATTCGAGAGTGCGCACTGGATAAACTCTGTTCCATGTAATAGCCCGCCAACCACATGGAGAGATAAGACACACTAGCTAAGCCTTGTGCGATGAGCAGATGTCCTAATAGAGGTTCAAACCCCCGGGTTAGCGGGAAGGCATGCctaacatttcttttttttttttttattatcgaTTAGGTAAATTGTCATAGCCTGCTTACATAATGTCTTACAAGTTGTTTATCCTAATCTTTTTACATCACGTTTAAACGCCGGGTCAGAAATAAATAGATGGAATTGTGATTGTTTTTGTGATAATAAAGCAGCTAACGGAGGATAATCTTGCTTTGCTATCAAATGATACTCGTCTAATCATAGATGTCCAAGTTTTACAGCAATAGGAGCCACTTTCTATGACTAAATGCAATAGCAGCCACTTCTTTTTCAGATGTTATTCTTGCATTATTCTCAGTATAGATCATTCTAGTTTTTCAACTTGAAAGATTAAGTATAAACAAACGCCTAAAGCTCATTATATTAGCCTGGACTGTAATCACCTGCAGTTTAGTTGATATttgcctttttcctttttttcttgacAAAAATGATACTTAACTTGCACTTAATTTTCTTAATGTTTAGGATGGATTTTGctgaaagggaaaaaggaaaacagagagGAGCATGGACCGCAGGGGGGCGGCGGGGTCAACTGCAGAGTTATGTGAGGCGCATTTATTCCAAAGCCTTCGGACACGTAATTCACAGGTCCCTCATCCTCGTCCCCATTACCAatttaaaagggaaaaaagaaaaatcttccTACAAAGCTACAACATTCTAGATTTCCATCTAATTTACTacaagtttgtttggataagagtttatttgagATAGTCActtaacactttttgtgatgtgatatatatgaaataaaaaaatgattgaaaagataaaaagatgattagaatttgtgaaacaaattattttatctcaAAACATTTCAATTCAAACATTGCCTTTTCCCGTTGATCAAGAGGTGGTTTTATTCGTCTCCTTAATCAAAGTCGTAGTAGTATTTGCAAATCAACTGTTGAGTGAACATTTACATACAAGTGATAAAATAGCAAGCCAATTTCTCTGAGTAATTTCACCAATCAACCCGGAGAGCCAAAATCAAacaatcaaaggaaaaagatttTAAGTAGAAGCAATTCAGCAAGACAACAATAGGGGACCATCAATTACTGTCCagatcagaaaaaaaaaaaacttcagatATTTTACTTATAAAATGAATTAAGTTGTCTAGTTCTGTAATTCCCATTAGAAATTGATTTTCAAGAAAGTACAAGATTAATCATGCAACAATGAGATCAATGACACAGAATAATTTACCACTTCTACTAGCTTGTATTCCAGTGTTGCAACCTCAAGAGTTGCCGGTTTTTGTGGTTTCCTGTGGATTAAGGATTGTAAATTTATCAAAAGTCTTAATTGGCTTTGACAAAAAAGACACTAGCCTTTCCGGGGTAATTGGGGCCTCTTTAGGACTTAGCAGCTGGTTCCCTACATAGGTTAGTTCCCACATCGGGGTTGGGGAGGATTTGAGGTAGATTTATAAGTCTCCTCAGGAATCTCAAGAGTTGCCGGTTTTTATGGTTTCTGTGGATTAAGGGTTGTAAATTTATCAAAAGTCTTAACTGACTTTGATAAAAAAGACACTAGCCTTTCCAAGGTAATTGGGGCCTCTTTAAGACTTAGTAGCAGGTTCCCTGCATAGGTTAGTTCCCACATCGGGGTTGGGGGGATTTGGGGTAGATTTATAAGTCTCCTCAGGAACCTCAAGTTTTGTGATTTCCTAAGCTggctttgaaaaaaaaaaaagtattcgTGTTGCAATCAGAGCTTCAGGAAAAAAGTAGTGTATTGTCTCAGGCAATAGATTTGGGCAAAATCACAGAAAATCGACTTGAGGGTTGTCGTATGGATAAGGTTAAAGCTGTCGTTTTTGGAATTCTTTTACCTCATTCCAGATTGGTCTTCTGCCGTGTAAAGTGCGTGAGTAAACAGTTCTTAATTAATGAAGAATGGAGATAGCCTTCTCATCACCGACTGTACTCGGCGACTAGAATGTTGCCACGTGGACAACGAAACCAGCTCTTTTCCGATGTCGTTTTGTTCGAAGGAAGCACGCGAGACGCGACGCAACTACCCACCTCGAAGTTTCCATGTCTATACTCTTTCcccattttgatttttcttcGCATTTCGGACTACGGATTCCAATTTCCAGATCCCTCAGCTGTGCTCGGCAGAGCTGATCCTTCCAATTTTCAAGACCAGCGGGAGGAACAGCAAGGCCTCAGCTATTTCCCTTCAGCAGGTCTGTCATCTCCTTCCTCTTGCTTTGTCAAATTTCTGTCTAATCTGTGGTTGAATCTTTTTTATTTAGCTTGTTCACTTGTGTTCCTAAATGTGAATTTTTAATCTTTACCAGATCTTGTATTTTTTATTGTTAAATTAGTTGGTTTCTGTGTGAAAAGTCtttgggaatttattttgatAGTGCTTAGGAATTAATTTTAGGTGCATTCACTTAGATGCAATTTTATATGTTTTCCCGCAATTTTTGCTTCCTTTTGATAAACTTAAACCCTGTTCCGATACTGGTAAAAATGTTTATTTACCTTATTTtggcaaaaagaaaagataaaaagacAATCTTTTGATTAGGGATGGGTTGTTTACAGAATTATTGACATTTTCATATTAAATATTGAAAGAGAAGATATTCATAGAAGTTGATTTCCTGGAAATCTTACTTTAAAGTTGGTTTATGAAAGACTTTAAAGTTGGTTTATCAAAGAGAAgctgtttcttcttcttccttcacTAATCTaagtttcttcttcttctacatGCGACTATATCAGTTTGATGATTAGATTGTTATCAATCATGTGCTATTGTTTAGTGCGGCATCAAGTGCCTCTTCTCTGATCGATATAGACATCTTCCACCTTCCATCGAGCATCCACTCTGCTCATCCTTTTTTCCCAGGGGCTAAAACAGAAGTATTGGCATACAATTTGCTCCACTCATTCTAAATCTCTGAGTCTTCAAACATTTTGTTCCATAACTTCTTCAAGAGTTATACATTATAGAAGTACTCATCATTCCATAAGAAAAGAATCAACACATGTCAAGTTGAGCTGTCTGTTCAAATACTTGCCTGAGGCAATGCACTGCATCCCACCATAACTGTCTATGGCTACCAGCATATCAAGAAGCCTAGCAACTCATGTTTGGTTCCCTCGACAGTTTGTTAAAATGTACCAGTGTCAAGCCTGAAGA
It contains:
- the LOC113750021 gene encoding elongation of fatty acids protein 3-like; this encodes MAPQMLLHQINYLLSEHPWIVGFRWSTIQLWGSTWSFLIFSISTYLAASITLHLLLYLLGRQKPVPLGPIPALHSLLMTLLFVTIFAGTLSSAAAEIRDTRWFWRRSKTPFEWLLCFPLGTRPSGRVFFWSYIFYLSRFLQIFNTFFSILRHRTLSYVHLLNHSTLICMSFLWLEFSQSYQVLEILLTTLVFALVYGYRFWTEIGMPKANFPFVILNFQFLLLACNLVGHVWVLPLHFMKGGCNGMGAWGFTSLINGIVLLLLSKYYVKVTRLSKQRYLISLKQDKKR